GTCGTGGAGGCCCTGCTTCAGGGGATGGAGCGGCACGAGGAAGACGACGCCGCAGAAGACGAAGACACCGACGACCAGCACGGCGACGTTCAGGGGCAAGGTGTCGAGCGCGGGAAAGGTCGCATGGAGGCCCCCGACCAGCAGACTCTCGAAGAAGAGAAAGTTGATGATCGAATACCGGAGGAGCGACTGTGGCAACGACATGAAGGTCCCGTCGCGTCTCACGACCTGGATGCCGAGCAGCCATTTGGCGACACTCTGGCCGCGATTCAACCTCGTGTGCAGGAGACCCGCGTAGAGGTAGGCGATCGGGGCGCCGAGCCACCACCCGCGGTCTCCGAGCCGATAGATCTCCTCCCGGAACGGCAGCACGAGGATGAATCCGAGGAGCGCCAGCAGGGCCGCATCCAGGCCGTCGGCGAGCGAGCGGAGCCAGAGGCCGACCAGCATCGTGGTCTTCGCCGGCGGGGGCGGTGGCTCGGCGAGCGTCATTCAGGAGCGAGCCCGGCCGGGTCGACCGGCGTCGATGCCTGTCCCACGACGGTCGACGAACTGGTAGAGATGGCCGCGGCCACGATGGCGCATCGCCGACCACCGCTCGTTCTCGCGCTTGCATTGAACACGGCCGTTCTCGTCCCGGAGTTGGCCGCCGGAGTCGGCGGCAACAGCCTCAGTCTCATCATGGACGGCGTGCACAACGTCTCCGACGAAGTGGCGCTGGCGATGCTCGTCGTCGCATACACGCTGCCGGCCGGACTCTCCGGCAATGCGCTGCGGCTCGCCAATCTCTTCAACTCCGTCGGGCTGCTCGGCATCAGCGGGTTCCTGGTCTGGCAGGCGGTCGAACGCCTCGGCCAGCCGCCCCCGTTCTTCGCCGTTCTTCCCGTCGTCGTCGGTCTCGTCGCGGCCGCGGGAAATTGGGGCGTGGCGCGCGCCCTCCGCGACGCCAGTCGCGAGGACCCCGCGATCCGACTCGCCTATGTCCACAATCTCGGGGATACCCTGGTGTCCCTTGCGCCGGTGCTCGCGGGGACGCTGACGCTCCTCACGGGCCATGCCGTGTTCGATCCGATCCTCGCGCTCGTCATCGCCGCGGCGATCATCGTGCCGAGCGTGCAGACGCTCATCACGTTTCGCCGGGAGCTGACCTGGCCTGCGAATGTCGCGTGCGGCCACGAGACGCCGACGATGCCCAGCAGCCCGTCGACTCATTCGATGATGCGGATGGGCAGCGCACCGTCACCGCCCGGGTCCAGCACGTAGCGCCGGACGCGCGGAAGAACGCGCTCCGCGGTCTCGAGGTAGAGACGTCGCTCGAGTAGGTCCGGCGCGCGCCGGTGCTCCGCGGCGAGCTTGGCAAACCGCTCGGCGTCGCCGTGGGCACGGCTCACGCGCTGGTTTTGAAAGGTGAGCGCCTCGTTGGCCTTCCGCTCCGCCTCGCCGCGAGCAACGGGCACGAGGCCGTTCGCATAGGTCTCCGCCTCCGACACGAGCCGTTCGCGGTCGGCTCGTGCGTTCTGGACATCTTGGAATGCGGCCATGACGACCGCTGGCGGCCCGACCGACTCGAGGTTCACCGCGAGCACTTGGAGCCCGACGTCCCACCGATCGAGCAAGAGCTGCGTCTGCGCACGCACGCGCTCGAGGAGCGCCAGGCGACCGGAGGTGAGGAGGTCGTCGACCGAGAGCGAGCTCGCCGCCTCGGTGAAGGCGGAGCCGGCGACGTAGCGCAGGACCTGCGCGGGCTGCTCGCTCCCGAACAGGTACTTCGCCGGGTCCGCGATCCGGTAGTTCACCTTGGCACGGAGCTGGAGGATGTTCGTGTCGCCCGTGAGCCAGCTCGCTATGGAAGGATCCGGCTGCATGCCGCGGGCGTCCTCGATCGCGAGGTAGCCGACCGGCATCGTGAACGCGCGCGTCACCTCGGCCCGATCCACCTGTCCGATCGGACGCGGCCACCACCAGTGAACGCCCGGCGGTACCGCGGCGTCGACGGTCGCGCCGAACAGCCGCGTCACCGCGAGACTCGTCGCGGGCACGGTGTAGAAGCCGCTCGCGAGATATGCGAGCACGCCTGCCACGGCGACGATCGCACGCGCTCGCGGTGCGCCGAGCGTCGCGAGAAGCTTCGTCATGCGGCTCCTCACCGCGTCGCTCCGGCGCCCGGTGCGCCGAGGAGGCCCTTCATGAGCGGCGAGTCGGCCGGCAGGATGACGGTCGTATCCTTGTCGACGATCTTGTCGTACGCCTCGAGCGTGCGGACGAACCGGTAGAAGTCCGGGTCCGCCCCGAGGGCGTCGGCGTAGATGCGCGCCGCCTCGGCTTCGGCCTGGCCGCGGATCTCCGCCGCCTTGCGATCGGCCTCGGCGAGGAGTCGGGCCCGTTCGCGGTCGGCTTCCGCTCGGATCTTGAGCGCCTGCTCTTCGCCCTCGGACCGGAACTGCTTGGCGATGCGCTGGCGCTCGGCCCGCATGCGCTGGTACACGCTCGCCTCGTTCTGCTGCGGGAACGCGAGGCGCTCGACGCGCAGGGACACGAGGTCGACGCCGTACTCGCGCGCGGCGGTGTCGCGGACGCGCTGCTCGATCTGGTCGACGATCGCGCCCAGACGCATCTTGTCGGCATCCGTCGACACCAACGTTTCGAACGGCACCGAGCCGAAGGCGGCACCGATCTCGGAGCTGGTGACCGCGGCGAGCCGTGCTTCCGCGGCATCGCGGAGCTGCACCGTCTGCAGGTAGCGCAGCGGATCGCCGACGCGCCACGTGAGGAAGATGCGCGCGACCACGTTCTTCTTGTCGAGCGTCAGGTACTCGGCCATGGGCGGTTCGGTCATGAGGAGGCGGGCGTCCATCCGGACGATCTGGTCGACGAGCGGCACCCGGAAGTGCAGGCCGGGCGTCGTGTAGGTCCGCGTCGGACGCCCGAACCGCGTCACGACGGCGTACTCCGTCGTTTCGACGACGAAGGCAGAGCCGAACGCCGCCAGTGCGACCAGCACGGCCAGCGTCGCGGTCAACATGCGGGATCTCATTCGGAGTCTCCTTCCAAGGACGGGGGCGGTGGCGTGGCGCCTGACTTCGCAGCGGCCGGAGACGGAGGGAACACGATCGGCGCGCCGTTGCCCCGCAGCCAGAGCTCGTACCCCTTGGCCGTTCCGGCCGTCGGGCGGATGATCTTGCGCGCGCCGGGCAAAACCCGCTCGGCCGCCTCGAGGTAGAGCCGGTCCTCCGTCAGACGCGGCGCGCGTTTGTGCTCTGCGGCGAGCGCAGTGAATGCCGACGCGGCACCGGCGGCGTCCGCGAGACGCTGACTCGCCTGGCCTTCGGCTTCCGCGACGAGGCGCGCCGCCTCGCCGCGGGCGACCGCGCCCACGCCCGCGGCGTATTCGTTCGCCTGGTGGATCGTCGTCAGCCGGTCCTCGTGTGCGCTCGCCACGTCGCGAAAGGCGTCGTGCACGGACGCGGGGGCGTGAACGTCGAGCAGGCGCACGGCGAGGACGTCGATGCCGAGCGCGGCTTCCTCCACGTCGTGCCGGACGCGTTCCAGGAGCCAGTTCTCGACCTCCGCGCGATCGTTGGTGTAGACGAAGTCGATCGGACGGCTCGCCATCGCCTCGACGAGCCGTGCCCGGACGAGGCCGAAGAGCACCTCGGCCGGCGCTTCGACGCCCAGGCGGAAGCGCACCGGGTCCGAGATCCGGTACTGGGCCTCGGCGTGGAGGTCGATCACGTTCTCGTCGGCGGTGACGTAGAGGGATTGGTCGAGCAGGGACTCGCGTGCGAGCGTGCCGCGCAGCGTGCGATACCCGACGGGTTGCTCGCGTACCTCGTCGACACGTACCAGCTCGAGCCGGTCGATGAGGGGCGCGGCGAACGCGAGGCCTGGCTCGCGCGGCGCTCCCGCGAGCGCGCCGAACCGCTCGATGATCGCGCGCTCGCCGACCGGCACGCGCCAGAAGCCGCCCGCGAGCGTCACCAGGATCCAGAGCAGCGCGAGCGCTTGAACGGGGCGGCTCGCGACCAGGGTCCGCAGTCGCATCCGTCGGAGCCAGCCGACGGCCGCACGCCCATTGTCGGCGAGCTCGGTGAGCCCGGGTCGCAATCCCGTCCGGCCGAGCGACTCGAACAGGAGCCAAACGAGCGCGAACGCCGCGACGAGCTTCGGGATGCCGAGATACTCCACGCTTCCGGGCGCGCCGATTCGCACGCCGCTCCCGAGCCCGGGGACGACGAGGTCGAGCAGCAAGCCGGCCGCGATCGCGACGCCGATGATCGCGCCGAGATAGACGCGCAGGAAGGAGCGCCCGAAGAGCCGCGTGATGGTCGCGATCGTGGCGGCGTTGGTCGCCGGCCCGACGAGTAGGAAGACGAGGGCCGCGCCGGCGGATGCGCCCTTGGAGACGAAGAGCGCGGCGAGCGGGGTGGACGCGCTCGCGCAAACGTAGAGCGGGATCCCGAGGATCACCATGGCGATCATCGCGGCGAACGACGACGGGAACACGCGCGCGAAGAAGTCGGAGGGCAGCAGGGCCGACAGCACCCCGGTCATGACGATGGCCAGAGCCAACCAGAAGCTCAACTCGTCGAAGAGGTCGACGAACGCGTAGCGCATCGCGTGGCGCCCCAGTGCCTCGGCGTGCGCGGCGCGTGAAGACCCTGCGAGGACGGCGTGATCGCCGCGATGTGTCGGCTCCGTCTGCGGAGCAGCCGCGCCGGCGGCGGCGTGGTGGTGATCGACCTCTGGTTCGGGAGGCGCCGCCGATTCCATCGGCGGCTCGTCCCCGGGGCGCGACCGGCGCAGCGACAGGGCCGCTGCCACGAGCGCCGTCGCGATCGCCGCCAGCGGCCGCACGACTGCGAGGAGCGGCCCGAAATAGGCGAGCGTCATGGCGACCGAGTCGACGCCTGTTTCGGGGGTGGAGATGAGGAAGGCGAGGGTCGACTCGCGGCTCGCCCCCTTGCGCCGCAGGGATACCGCCGTGGGCAGCACCCCACAGGAGCAGAGTGGAATGGGAGCCCCGAGGAGGGCCGCAATGGCGGCGGAGCGCAGACTCCGCTCGCCCAGGTAACGAACGATCCGGTCGGGATCGAGGAGGACGTGGATCACGCCCGCGATCGCGAAGCCTGCCAGGATGAAGAATGCGCCCTCGTAGAGCACCCAGAACGTTTGCGTAATGACGGCCGTGAGCAGGCTGATCACGAACACGAGAGCGTCACTCCAGTCCGAAGCTCGACATCACCCAGTCGGCGCCCGTGAAGAGAAGGAGCCCACCGAATACGGTCCACGCGAGTGCGGGGCCGCCTTCGCGATTCACCTCGGGGATGAGATCGGACGCGGCCACGTAGATCGTGACGCCCGCCGAGAGGGCCAGGGCGTAGCCGACGTATCTGCCCGCGAAGAGCGTTGTTCCCACGGCGCCGATCAGGGTCAACAACCCGAGCGCCGTACCGGCGAGGATTGCGGCCCGCCGCGAGTGCCCGGTCGCCAGGACGATCGAGGCGACGGTGAAGCCCTCGGGCACCTTGTGGAGGAGTACCGCGACGAAGAGCAGGACGCCGAGCGCCGGACCCACCATGAACCCAGCCGCGATCGCGACCCCGTCGAAGAGCGTGTGGACGCCAAGCCCCAGGACGGCGAGCACGCCGGCCGACGGCCGCAGCAGCGCTTCGGTATGGGTCTCCTCGCCGTAGTGGAAGTGTGGAGCGACCGTGTGCTCGAAGAGGTGGACGCCGAAGTATCCCAAGAGCACGAACAGGAAGGCGTGCGGCACGTGCGTGCTCTCGGGCAGCATGCGCACGAAGGCCGCGGCCAGCATGAACCCGGCACCCGCTGCGACGAAATAGCGCAGCGGCGCCTGGCCGCCGTGGTGTGCTCGCGTCACCACGAGCGATCCGGCGACGTCGCCGGCAGCGGCGACCGCGACGAAGACGAGCGGGTTCACCATGGGTTAGGGACCGATCTGCTGGCGATCGAGGTCACCGCGCCGCGACGCCTGAGCGCTTCCTGGGGCGGGCCGCAGCGATCCTCCAGAAGGCATTCCGGATCGAGCGGCTCGTTGCCGACGCGCACCTCGTAGTGGAGGTGCGGCGCGGTGACGCGGCCGGTACCGCCGAGCGCGCCCAGCCGATCGCCGCGACGCACGCTCTGACCCGGACGCACCCAGATCGCCGACAGATGCGCGTAGCGGGTCGTGGCGGCGCCGTGATCGAGGACGACCGATGCGCCATAGCTGCCGTCTGGACCGGCAAACACGACCTCGCCATCGGCCGTCGCGCGTACCGGCGTTCCGTACGCTGCGACGATGTCGATCCCAGGATGCCATTCCGGTTCGCCCCCGTACGGGGATGGCCGCCACCCGAACGGCGAGCTGACGCGCCCTCGCACCGGCCACAGAGTCGGCACGGCGCGCGCTTCGCGAGCCCACTTGCTGGCGAGGTCGATCAAGCCGACCAAGGAGGCGCCCGACCTGGCGATCTGCTCTTCCTCCCATGCGAGCGTCGCGATCGTTCGCATCGTCCCCGGTGGCGTCGCGTCGTCGACGCGCGGAGCGGGTACGGCCACCAGCCGGGGCTGTGCCGCGCGGCTCTCCGCCGGTTCCCCCGCCTGCTGCGCCGGGGTCGCGTGGCTTCCGAGAGCAAGGGTCGAGGGCACCA
The window above is part of the Candidatus Eisenbacteria bacterium genome. Proteins encoded here:
- a CDS encoding cation transporter, which translates into the protein MAAATMAHRRPPLVLALALNTAVLVPELAAGVGGNSLSLIMDGVHNVSDEVALAMLVVAYTLPAGLSGNALRLANLFNSVGLLGISGFLVWQAVERLGQPPPFFAVLPVVVGLVAAAGNWGVARALRDASREDPAIRLAYVHNLGDTLVSLAPVLAGTLTLLTGHAVFDPILALVIAAAIIVPSVQTLITFRRELTWPANVACGHETPTMPSSPSTHSMMRMGSAPSPPGSST
- the hflK gene encoding FtsH protease activity modulator HflK gives rise to the protein MTKLLATLGAPRARAIVAVAGVLAYLASGFYTVPATSLAVTRLFGATVDAAVPPGVHWWWPRPIGQVDRAEVTRAFTMPVGYLAIEDARGMQPDPSIASWLTGDTNILQLRAKVNYRIADPAKYLFGSEQPAQVLRYVAGSAFTEAASSLSVDDLLTSGRLALLERVRAQTQLLLDRWDVGLQVLAVNLESVGPPAVVMAAFQDVQNARADRERLVSEAETYANGLVPVARGEAERKANEALTFQNQRVSRAHGDAERFAKLAAEHRRAPDLLERRLYLETAERVLPRVRRYVLDPGGDGALPIRIIE
- a CDS encoding protease modulator HflC, producing the protein MRSRMLTATLAVLVALAAFGSAFVVETTEYAVVTRFGRPTRTYTTPGLHFRVPLVDQIVRMDARLLMTEPPMAEYLTLDKKNVVARIFLTWRVGDPLRYLQTVQLRDAAEARLAAVTSSEIGAAFGSVPFETLVSTDADKMRLGAIVDQIEQRVRDTAAREYGVDLVSLRVERLAFPQQNEASVYQRMRAERQRIAKQFRSEGEEQALKIRAEADRERARLLAEADRKAAEIRGQAEAEAARIYADALGADPDFYRFVRTLEAYDKIVDKDTTVILPADSPLMKGLLGAPGAGATR
- a CDS encoding SO_0444 family Cu/Zn efflux transporter, translated to MFVISLLTAVITQTFWVLYEGAFFILAGFAIAGVIHVLLDPDRIVRYLGERSLRSAAIAALLGAPIPLCSCGVLPTAVSLRRKGASRESTLAFLISTPETGVDSVAMTLAYFGPLLAVVRPLAAIATALVAAALSLRRSRPGDEPPMESAAPPEPEVDHHHAAAGAAAPQTEPTHRGDHAVLAGSSRAAHAEALGRHAMRYAFVDLFDELSFWLALAIVMTGVLSALLPSDFFARVFPSSFAAMIAMVILGIPLYVCASASTPLAALFVSKGASAGAALVFLLVGPATNAATIATITRLFGRSFLRVYLGAIIGVAIAAGLLLDLVVPGLGSGVRIGAPGSVEYLGIPKLVAAFALVWLLFESLGRTGLRPGLTELADNGRAAVGWLRRMRLRTLVASRPVQALALLWILVTLAGGFWRVPVGERAIIERFGALAGAPREPGLAFAAPLIDRLELVRVDEVREQPVGYRTLRGTLARESLLDQSLYVTADENVIDLHAEAQYRISDPVRFRLGVEAPAEVLFGLVRARLVEAMASRPIDFVYTNDRAEVENWLLERVRHDVEEAALGIDVLAVRLLDVHAPASVHDAFRDVASAHEDRLTTIHQANEYAAGVGAVARGEAARLVAEAEGQASQRLADAAGAASAFTALAAEHKRAPRLTEDRLYLEAAERVLPGARKIIRPTAGTAKGYELWLRGNGAPIVFPPSPAAAKSGATPPPPSLEGDSE
- a CDS encoding ZIP family metal transporter — its product is MVNPLVFVAVAAAGDVAGSLVVTRAHHGGQAPLRYFVAAGAGFMLAAAFVRMLPESTHVPHAFLFVLLGYFGVHLFEHTVAPHFHYGEETHTEALLRPSAGVLAVLGLGVHTLFDGVAIAAGFMVGPALGVLLFVAVLLHKVPEGFTVASIVLATGHSRRAAILAGTALGLLTLIGAVGTTLFAGRYVGYALALSAGVTIYVAASDLIPEVNREGGPALAWTVFGGLLLFTGADWVMSSFGLE
- a CDS encoding M23 family metallopeptidase yields the protein MLDVRVVSSVFRRWRLPALVTGITLVGGAAAVRSTVERLHHRAGEVRRLRARLADRQREIDRQRQELAVIAAAVDDLVPSTLALGSHATPAQQAGEPAESRAAQPRLVAVPAPRVDDATPPGTMRTIATLAWEEEQIARSGASLVGLIDLASKWAREARAVPTLWPVRGRVSSPFGWRPSPYGGEPEWHPGIDIVAAYGTPVRATADGEVVFAGPDGSYGASVVLDHGAATTRYAHLSAIWVRPGQSVRRGDRLGALGGTGRVTAPHLHYEVRVGNEPLDPECLLEDRCGPPQEALRRRGAVTSIASRSVPNPW